Genomic DNA from Leptotrichia wadei:
AAATATATTTATTAAGAAAGATATAAAGTAAATCAGAAATATAAATATTCAAGGAGGAAACAAGAAAATGAAAGTATTAATCGTAGGAGCAGGGGGAAGAGAACATGCAATTGCTTGGAAAATATCTCAAAATGAAAAGGTGGAGAAAATATTTATAGCACCAGGGAATGCGGGAGCTGAGTTGTTACCAAAAGCTGAAAATGTGAATTTATCGAATAATATAGACGAGTATGTTAAATTTGCGAAGGAAAATAATATTGATTTGACATTTGTTGGAAGTGAAGAATTATTGGTAGCAGGGATTGTTGATGAATTTCATAAAAATGGCTTGAAAATCTTTGGGCCTAATAAACAAGCGGCGATTCTTGAAGGAAGCAAGGCTTATTCTAAAGATTTTATGAAAAAATATGGGATAAAAACTGCTGTTTATGAAATTTTTGATAATGCTGAAAAAGCAAAAGAATTTTTGAATAATTGGAAAGATTTCCCTGTAGTTGTAAAAGCTAGTGGTCTTGCGGCTGGGAAAGGTGTAATTATTGCTCAAAATCTTGATGAGGCGATAAAAGCGGTTGATGATATAATGATTGATGAAAAATTTGGAGACGCTGGAAGTCAAGTTGTAATTGAAGAATTTCTGGATGGTGTAGAAGCGTCGATACTTTCATTTACAGATAGTAAAATTATTGTACCATTATTGTCAGCAAAAGATCACAAAAAAATTGGAGAAAATGAAACAGGATTAAACACAGGTGGAATGGGAGTTATAAGTCCTAATCCTTATGTGACAGATGAAGTTTTTGAAAGTTTTAAAAATGACATTATGAATCCGACTTTAAAGGGAATGCAAGCTGAAGGAATGGATTTTGAAGGTGTGATTTTCTTTGGACTAATGATTACGGCAAAAGGTGTTTACTTGCTTGAATACAATATGAGATTAGGAGACCCTGAAACTCAAGCAGTTCTACCATTATTGGAAAATGATTTGTTAGAATTGGTAGAATATTCATTTGACAAAAAATTATCGGAATTAAATGTTACTTGGAAACCACTTCATGCTTGTTGTGTTGTAGGAGCTGCAGAAGGATACCCAGAAAGTTACAAAAAAGGTGATGTTATAACTGGAATTGAAAATGCTACAGATGATGAATTAGTATTTATCGCAGGAGCAAAATTTGAAGATGGAAAATTCAAAACTAATGGTGGAAGGGTATTAAATGCTGTTGCATTTGGAAAAACATTGAATAAGGCTAAGGAAAATGCTTATAAGTTATTGGATAAAATCAAATTTGATGGAATGTATTTTAGAAAAGATATTGGTAGAATTAAGTAAAATAACTAATGAAAAAAACTGTTTTAATTTTAAGACAGTTTTTTGTTTATGAATATATATTGGAAAATTTTATTGTTATTAATACTATTTTTCATTGAGTAGTAGAATGATTACTAAAAATGATGCTAGATTTTCGATTGATTTAAATAAAAAAACAAATTTTAAATTTTTGGTGGATCATTTCAATCTTTGCTATAAAAAATATTGCTTTAATTAGTAAAAATCAATATTTAAAATTAAGTTTAGTAGATTGGAAAATATAATATAAAATATTTAATTTGAAATTTGAAAAATGTGTGATATAATTAGAAAAAATTAGATTAATAAAACTAAAGTTTGGAGGAAGTATTATAACTTTAGGATTTAGAATTTATATTTTTTTCTGATTTCCTAATGTAAAAATATTTATTTTAAATAGCGTTTAGTATAAATAGGTTTTATTATAATAAAAAAATGAAAAAAAGGTGAATACTTTGAATAAGCAGGAATTTAATCAATATAGAAAAGTAAAATTTTACATTGCAGTCTGTTTTTGGATATTTTCATTGTCAATGTTTGCTGTTGGAAGTAAAAAATCAGTTGAAAATAAAAGTAACGAAAAAAAAGTTAGTAGAAATAGAGTTGAGGATGAAGCAGTAAAAATTGATATTATTATCAATAAAAATGATAATAATAATTTTGAAGAAGATAAAGATTTGGAAAAAACTGATGAAGAAGATGGAGATTTGATTTATTTGGATCAGATTCAAGATGAAGAAGAAGAAAAAAAACAGAAAAAGTTGAAAAAAACTAATAGGATTGAACGTTTTATAAAAAAAATAGATGAAAAGGTTAATCCTATTATAAAATTTCAGATATCGAAAAGTTATGGAACGTGGTATTTGATAAAGACGGATGATAATTTGGAAAAAAATTTGAAAAATGTGAGATATGATTTTCTTCAGGAAGAAAACGGATATCATATTATTAAAAGTTATTTTGATCCACAAACTGATAAATGGAATGAAGAAATGCAGAGGGGGTGGATTGAAGAAAATAAGGGGAAAATATATTTGGATATTGAAAAAAAATATTTTAAAAACAATAGGAATGAAATTATATTCTTTGATAAAAATTATCGTTATATGATTATAAGATATTATAATGGAGTTACAAGAGTTCTTTCCCGTTATCCGAATAATAATAAAATTTCATTAGAAGATGAAGAAATGAATGAATTTGAAAAAATTGTAGATAATGAAAGTAATCTTAAAAATCTTAATTATGATGTTAATATGAAGAATATTCGGGAAATTGAGAATGAAAGAAAAAAGGCCGAATTAAAGAGCAAAACAGATGATTTAGAAAGAAGATTAAGTGAAAATCCTGCAAGTGTGTTTCAGATTGACACAATTGGCGCAAAAAGAGAATTTGAGAGAAGACTGAGAAAAGAAGGAATGGCAAAATTTGAAACGAAAGATGGAACTAAAAATGTAGAAGTGATAGAACTTAATGATAAAGATTTAAAAGGAAAAGATTTAAAAGATAAAAATTTAAAGGAGAAAAACTTGAAAAATTCAAATAATGAGAAGTAACAGTAAGGATACAGGAATAAATAAGAGATGTTGAGTATAATAAATAGGTAGTTATTAGGTTGTAATTTTATAAAAAATTAAAGCTTCCTTGTTGAATAAGGATATTTGACAAATTAAAGATAACTTTACTGATATAAATTTAAAATCAAAATATATTATTTTTATTAGTTTTATAAAAATAACTAAAAAATACTGGATATTTAGGAGAAAAATATGAAAAATACACTAAAAATTATTTATGCCATAATATTTTTAATATTATTTATGTGTTTATCGCTTTTTTTTAACTTCTTTTTTGCAAAAAGAGAGTATAAAAATGTTAATATAAATGTAAAAAAGGGAACAAATTTTGTACAAATTTATAAGGATTTAAAATTAAATTATGGAATTATGGATAGAATTTATTTAAAATTAAATGGTGAAAATATAAAATTAAAAGTGGGAACTTATAAATTTAATGGAAAATTTTCAAAATATGAAATTATAAAAAAAATCAAAAATAGTGAAACAAATGGAATAAGACTTACAATTCCTGAAGGATTTACATCAAAACAAGTGTTTGCACGGATGGAAGCACTTGAGTTGGGAAATACAGAGGAAATAAATAAAGTTTTGAGTGAAGTTAATTTTCCATATCCGCATGAAAATAATAATTTTGAAGGATATTTTTATCCTGAAACTTATATTTTTTCTGAAAATGTCACAACAAAGCAAGTTATTAGAACGATTCTTGATGAATTTTTGAAGAAATTTCCACCTGAAAAATATCCAGACAAGAAGAAATTTTATGATGATTTAAAATTGGCTTCTATTGTGGAAGCGGAAGTGCCTGATGAGGCAGATAAGCCTAAAGTTGCTGGAATATTTTTGAAAAGATTGGAAATTGGGATGAAGCTGGAATCGGATGCTACATTAAAATATGAATTGGGAAGACAGGCTACGAGAAATGATTTGAAATCTCAAAATACAGCGTATAATTCATATAAAGTTAAAGGATTGCCTCCAACACCAATTGGAAATCCTCCAATTGAGACTGTTAAGGCTGTGTTAAATGCTCAGAAAACTGATGATTTGTTTTTTTTCACACATAAAGGAAAAACGTATTATTCAAAGACACATGAAGAACATTTGAAAAAACGTCGTGAAAGCGGTCAATTAAAATAAGTAAATTTTTTAAATTTTAATTGTTAAAAAAGTTTTTTGTAGTAAATTTATTATTTAAATAATATAAAAAAAATTGGGAATTGGGAATTAGATTTAATGGAAAAATTAAAAAAAATAGAAAAAAAAATATTGAAGAGAACAATGGAAATTATTGAAAAAAAATTGATTTCTAATGGGGATAAGATTCTTATTGCATTTTCTGGGGGGCCTGATTCAATTTTTCTTTATAATTTTCTAAAGTTTTTAAAAAGTCGAATTTTGATTGAAATTTCGCTTGTTTATGTTAATCATAATTTGCGGATTGATGTTGAGAATGATTTAAAATTTGTAAAGAAGTTTGCAGCTGAAAATAATGTTGATTGTTACATTCAAAGTGTAGATGTGAAAGAATATTCAAAAGAAAATAAGAAATCTGTGGAATTGGCGGCTAGAGAATTACGATATGAAGCGATTGAGAAAGTTCGGAAAAAGATTGGGTATAATAAAATTGCAACAGGTCATAATATGGATGATAATGTGGAAACTTTTGTTTTTCGAATTTTGCGTGGAACGTCGATAACTGGGTTAAAGGGTATTCCAGAAGTACGTGAAAATATAGTAAGACCGATTTTAGGATTTGAAAAAAGTGAAATTTTGTGTTTTTTGAAAAGTCAGAATTGGGAATATTTAGTTGATTATACAAATAATGAAAATGATTATACAAGAAATTTTATTAGAAATAAAATTTTCCCTTTTTTTGAAAGGATCAATCCAAATTTTAAAAGAAAAGTGGAATCTTTGATTGTGGAAATTAACGAGAGAAATTTTGCTGGATTAGAAAAATTTGAAAATGAGAAAAATTTAGAAAAAGAAAATTTTAAAATTTTAAAAAAAAACGGAGTTAATCAGAAGGATGAATTAAGTTTTCTTTTAAAAAAAAATAATGTGCAAATTTCAAGAGAAAAAATTGATCAGATTTTTAAGAGTTTTTTTACTAAGAGTGGAGAATTAAGAGATGCAGGGACAAAAGAATTTTATTTGGGGGAAAATAAAATTTTACAAAATGTATATGGAGAATTAAGAATTATAGAAATTACAAATAAAAATAAGATAAAAAATTTAAGAAGCAATAAAATTGGAATATTATCTGATAAAAACATAATTTTAAAGGAAAATCAAAGTATTAAATGGTATAATTACAAAATAACCCTATATGAAAATATTGAAAATTTTAAAAAGGATGAAAATGCAGAATATGCTATTTTTAAAATTGATGATAGAATAGAAAATGGGGAATTTTTTGTCAGAAATAGAAAAGATGGAGATAGAATTTCTTTGAAAAATTTGGGACATAAAAAAGTGAAGAAAATTTTAATTGATAAAAAAATTCCAAAGGGAGAAAGAGATTTTGTTCCGATTGTAGGAGTTAAGATTTTTGGATCTGAAAATAATTTGCAGTTTTCAAATGATGCTGTAAAATTAGAAAATAGAGATAATAACGAAATGACAGAAATTTTAGCAGTTTCAGATATAAAATTTTCAAAATTTTTGGAAAAGATTCAGGAAAATAAAATAAAAAAATTAGGAAATGAGAGTAAAAGTAAATTATTAATAATTGGGAGGAAAAATGGCAGAAAAAGATAAAAATGATATTAGAAAGCGATTGGAAGAGTTGCGAAAAGATAATAATAGAAAAAATAACAGACAGGATGATGGGAATAAATCTCCATTTTCAGGTTTTCTATTTTTTATTTTTGTAGTGTTGTTATTCACTTTTACGGCAATATTTCATCAAGATATACAAACTTATTTTCAAGCTAAAAAGGAAATTTCCTATACAGAATTTGTAAATAGGACACAAGCGGGGGAATTTTCTGAAATAAGTGAAAAAGACGATAAATTAATTGCACAAGCTCGTGAAAATGGTAAAGATATTCTTTATTTTACAAAGAAAATAACAGATAGAGTTGGAAATGAACCAATTATTATCAATGCGATTGAACGTAAGAAAGTAAAATTAAATTCATTGCAACCGTCAGGAGGAAGTTTCTTTTTGTTACTTCTAGGACAATTTTTACCTATGATTATAATGATTGCAATTATGGTTTATTTGGCTAAAAAAATGGTTGGAGGTTCGCAAGGTGGAGGACCTGGAAATATTTTTGGATTTGGAAAATCGAGAGTCAATAAAATTGATAAAAAGCCTGATGTAAAATTTGATGATGTTGCTGGAGTTGACGGAGCAAAAGAAGAATTACGGGAAGTTGTTGACTTTTTAAAAAATCCTGAAAAATATACAAAGGCTGGAGCAAGGGTGCCAAAAGGTGTACTTTTATTAGGAAGACCTGGGACAGGAAAAACATTACTTGCAAAAGCGGTAGCTGGCGAATCTGGAGCTTCATTCTTTAGCATTTCAGGTTCAGAATTTGTGGAAATGTTTGTTGGAGTTGGAGCTTCACGTGTAAGGGATTTGTTTGAAAAAGCAAAGGAATCTAGTCCGTCAATTATATTTATTGATGAAATTGATGCTATAGGTAGAAGAAGAAGTGTTGGAAAAAATAGCGGAAGTAATGATGAAAGAGAACAAACATTGAATCAGTTGCTTGTTGAAATGGATGGATTTGAAACTGATACAAAAGTTATTGTACTTGCGGCAACAAATAGAGAGGATGTACTTGATCCTGCATTACTACGTGCTGGGCGATTTGACAGACGTGTGACAGTTGATGCACCTGATTTACAAGGACGTATTGCAATATTAAAAGTTCATTCAAGAAATAAAAAACTTGATAAAGATGTAAGACTTGAAGATATTGCTAAAATAACTCCAGGATTTGTTGGAGCTGATTTGGCTAACTTGTTAAATGAAGCGGCTATTTTGGCAGCAAGAAGAGCCAGCGATACAATAAAAATGTCTGATTTGGATGAGGCTGTAGATAAAATTGGAATGGGACTTGGACAAAAAGGTAAAATTATTAAACCCGAAGAGAAGAAACTGTTGGCTTATCATGAAGCTGGACATGCTATTATGACTGAATTGACACCAGAAGCTGATCCTGTTCATAAGGTTACAATAATCCCTAGAGGAGAAGCTGGTGGATTTATGATGCCACTTCCCGAAGAAAAATTAGTAACTACAAGTAAACAGATGTTAGCTGAAATAAAAGTATTATTTGGTGGACGTGCTGCTGAAGAAATCGGATTAGAAGATATAAGTACAGGAGCTTATTCTGATATAAAACGTGCTACAAAAGTTGCAAGAGTTTATGTTGAAAGTGTTGGAATGAGTAAAAAGTTAGGACCAATTAACTTTGAAAATGCAGATGATGAATATTCATTCGCTCCAAATAAAAGTGATGAAACAGTTAGAGAAATTGATCTTGAAATAAGAAAGATTTTAACTGAAGAATATTTAAATACTTTAAATACTTTACAGGATAACTGGAGTAAATTAGAAGAAGTAGTGGCATTATTACTGAAAAAAGAAACTATTACTGGAGATGAAGTTAGAAGAATCATTAAGGGTGAAACAGCTGAACAAATTTTGAAAGAGTATGAAAATTTTGATAAAAAAGACGAAAAATCTCAAAGTTTTGAAACAAAAGAAATTAAAAATAAAGATTCTGAAGTAAAAGACAAAGAGATTCAAAAATCTGAAAGTGAAAGAGCAGTAGAAAATGTTAAGCAGGAATTGGAACTTGAAAATAAAATAGAAAATCAAGTGGAAGAAGATACTAAAAAATTGGAAGAAAAAAATAAAACTGAAAAATTAGCTGAAGCTGTAAGAGAAATTACTGGAAAATCAGACTGGGCATTGGAAGAGGATTTTGATTCAGAAGAAATAGAAAATAACAAAGATAACGAAAACAAAGACAACGATAAAAAAGATAATGACAGTAATAATTCTGATGATTCTTCCGATAACAATGGTAGTTCTGAAAATGGTAAAAATGAGGATAATAAAAATAATGATTCATCGAATGAAACAGGTAATAAGAAAAAGAAAAAGAATAATTTTAAATTACCTAGTTTTATGGAATAAAATGTAAAAATTTTACATATTGGGAAATAACATTGGGAAACTCTGTTATTTCTCTTTTTTTTGTTAAAAATATGTAGTATAATAAAATTGCATAAGGAGGTAACTTAAAAAATGAAAAAAATAATCTTAATAATAGTAATTTTAACGTTAGGGATAGTGAGTTGTTCAAAATCTAGAAAAGAAAATAAAAAAAGTAAAAAGTCAAATATGACAATAATTTCAAAAAAGCCAGATATTTTAAAAATTAGTTATGAAAATTATATGAAGCAGAGAATGGACGATACTAGAAGAGATGTCTTGCCAGTAGATGTAGTTGGTCAAATGCAAGAGGCTTGGAAATCAGAAATTGCAAAACTTTATAATTTACTTTTGGGGGAATTATCTGATAAAGAAAGAGAGAAATTACGTTTGGATCAAAAAGAATGGGAAAAAAAAGTAAATACTGAACCTAAAGAAAAAAAATTGGAAAAAACAGAAAAAAGAGCGATAGAAATGGCAAGAAGATATGATAAAATACATAAAAAATAGAAATTTTTTGAGAATTTATAAAGATTAAAGAGTTTAGATAAAAAATATAAAAATAGGAGATGAGAAAGATGAAAAAAATGTTATTAATGGTAGGATTACTACTTATAGGAGTTAGTACATTTGCAGGAAAATATGAGGACGAATTAACAGAAAGAATGAAAGTGGAGGAGGAAAAAGCTCAGTCTGCTTGGGATAGCGGAGTAAGAGCGGATATGATTAATGCTTCAGTTAACTTAGATGATGAATGGGAAAAGGAATTAGATAAAGTTTATAACTTGATTTTGAAAAAATTATCAGTAAGAGAAAAAGCAAAATTTAAAACTGAACAGCAAAAATGGAAAAAAGATACAGAAATTAAATTGAAAAAAGCATATAATAAATATGTTGAGGAAGAAGGAGAAAGAATGGCTGGAGAATTAGCTGCCAGTGATAGTTTGGAAGCAACAAAAGCTAGAGCTTTAAAATTGGCAAAAATGTATGATAAACTTTCTAAGTAGTATTTGATGATAAAATGAAACAAGAAAAATATTAAAAAATTATAGTAAAGTGGGAAAAAAAATTTGCACTTTTAAAATGATGTGGTATAATACTATTAGTGAGGTATAGGAAGTGAAAAAGTTTTTTTTATTTAAAGGAAACAAAATATTTTTTATTATGATTTCACTGCTTTTCACTCAAGCGATATTTCCAATTACTTTTAAATATGATACTGGAGAGAATCTAGTAACGAAGAAAAAGGAAGAGGATGCAAAGGAAAAGCGGATAAAGTCAGTACTTAATGCAATCCGAAGACATAATAATAAATATGTGCAATTTTATCTTGCAATTGAAAAAAATATCAAAAATCGTAAGAAATTGTTAGAAGAATATATAAATAGACCCGCAGGAGTATATGGAGTAGATTTGGACGAATCATCATTAATTGCTGGAGGAGGAAATGAATTGGTTGATGTGAATTCTCGAAGTGAGGATGGATATACTCCAATTATTGTTGCTATTGAAGCAAAAAATCAGGAAATTTTACAACTTTTGATTGAAAATGGGGCAAATTTATATGAGAGACATCCAGTTTTTAATAGAACAACTGTTGGAACGGCTGCATATTATGAAAATGAAGAAGCAGTAGAAATATTATTAAAAAAAGATTCTAAACTTGCAAACATTGGAAGTACAGTAGATGGATGGACCCCCCTTGAAGATGCAACATTAAAGGCAAATGTGGCAATTGTAAAAATGTTGTTGCAATATGGAGCTAATCCGACAATTACCGATAAGCATGGTGGTACTCCAATGGATATGGCAACAAAGTTTGGAAAGGGAGAGATTGTCAAAATTTTGAGAGATCATATAAAGGCTAATAGAAGTAAGTATTATAAGTAAATTTATTTTTTAATATCTGAAATTTGAATTACAATCAAGTAAATATATTTAACATAAAGATTAAATTCATCAGAAAATTTATACTTACAAATTAAAATTTATTTATAAAAAAATTATATATAGAGGAGAAAAACATGAAAAGAATGACAGGAATTGGTGCTTCTGAAGGAGTATCTATAGGTAAAGTATTACTTTTTATAACAGAGGAAATTGTTGTGCCAGAAACTAAGGATGAAAATTCGACAATTGAAGCTGAACTTGCAAAATTGGAAAATGGATTAAAAAAATCTAAAACTCAGTTAATCGCAATTAGAGAAAAAGTAAAAGAAAAAATGGGAGAAGATAAAGCAGCAATTTTTGATGGTCATATTATGCTTCTTGAAGATGATGATTTGATTACGGAAGTTGAAGATAAAATTAAAGGAGATGGACTTCCGGCTGCAAAAGCATTACACGACGGAATTATTGAATATTGTGATATGATTTCACAATTGGATGATCCATATTTAAGAGAAAGAGCTGCTGATTTGAAAGATATAGGTAAAAGATGGCTTAAAAATTTACTAGGTATGAAAATTCATGACTTAAGTAACTTGGAACCTGGAACAATTGTTGTAACTGAAGATTTGACTCCATCTGATACAGCTCAATTAGATTTGGAAAATTGTATAGGATTTATTACAGAAGTTGGAGGTAAGACAGCTCACTCTGCAATTATGGCAAGATCACTTGAATTACCAGCGATAGTTGGAGTAAAGGGGATTCTTACAGAAGTAAAAGATGGAGAAATTGTTGTTATGGATGGGGAAACAGGGGAATTATATCTTGAGCCATCTGATGAATTGATTAAAGAATATGTTAAAAAACAAGAAGTATTAAAAAAAGAAAAAGAAGAATTGAGAAAATTAATTCATGAAGATGCAGTTACTATTGATGGAAGAAAAGTTGACATTTGGGGAAATATTGGAAGTCCTAATGATGTTGATGCTGTAATCGAATCTGGAGCAACTGGAATTGGATTATACAGAACAGAATTCCTATTTATGAACTCTGATCACTTCCCAACAGAAGAAGAACAATATCAAGCATATAGAGTAGTTGCTGAAAAAATGCAAGGAAAACCTGTAACAATAAGAACAATGGACATTGGTGGAGATAAGGAATTACCATACTTAGACTTGCCAAAAGAATTAAATCCATTCTTGGGATATAGAGCAATCAGAATTTCATTGGAAAATAAAGATATGTTCAAAACTCAATTAAGAGCGATTTTAAGAGCATCTCAATATGGACAAATTAAAATTATGTATCCAATGATAAGTTCAATTAATGAAATTAGAAAAGCAAACGCTATTTTGGAAGAATGTAAAAAAGAACTTGATGAAATTGGAAAAATTTATGATAGAAATATAAAAGTAGGAATAATGGTTGAAACTCCTTCAACAGCTATTGTTGCTTATAAATTTGCAAAAGAAGTTGACTTTTTCTCAATCGGAACAAATGACTTGACGCAATACTTCTTAGCAGTAGATAGAGGAAATGAAATGGTTTCAACTTTATATAATTCATTTAACCCTGCTGTACTAGAAGCTATTCAAAAGGTAATTGATGCTGCACATGGAGCTCACATTAGTGTAAGTATGTGTGGAGAGTTTGCAGGAGATAAGAGAGCTACTAAGTTGCTTTTAGGAATGGGACTTGATTCATTTAGTATGAGCGCTTCATCTGGTTTAACTGTTAAGAAAATAATTAGAAATAGCAGTTATGCTGATGCGCAAAAATTTAGAGATTTAATTTTGCAACAAGATACACCTGAAGATGTTATAGCAAAATTAGTTTAGTTTATATATAAAAAAAGGCTAGTGATATACTTATTAGCCTTTTTGTCTTTATAATTTTGCTTAGTATTAAAATAAAAGATATCAAAATTAAATAATAGAGGAGTGAAGAATATTATGAAAGAAAAAAAAGTTGCAGTATTTTTAACAAATGGATTTGAAGAAATTGAGGCAATAACACCGATTGATTTGCTTCAAAGGGCTGGAATTAACGTGGACACAGTTTCAATTACAAGTGATAATCTTGTAGAAAGTGCAAGAAAAGTGAAAATAATGACGGATAAAGTTATTGGAAAAATTGATTTTTTAGAATACGATATGCTTGTAATGCCTGGTGGACCAGGAACAGAAAATTATTTTAAATCACAGCTTCTTTTGGATAATGTTTTAAAATTTTCAAAAAATATTGAAAATAAAAAGGTTGCTGCTATTTGTGCTGCTCCAACAGTATTAGCAAGTCTTGGAATTTTGAAGGGAAAAAATGCAGTATGCTTTCCAGCTTGCGAAGATGATTTATTAAAGGGAAAGGCAATTTTGAAAAAAGATAGAGCTGTTGTAGATGGAAATATTATAACTAGCAGAAGTGCTGGGACTGCAATGGACTTTTCACTTGCGATTATTAGTGAGCTTTTAGGAAAAGAAGTGGCTGGAAAAATTGCAAAGGAAATTGTGCTTTAAAATAAAAAATAAAAAATTTAAAAAGTTATATGGAAAAAATAAGAAAAGTATGGTAAAATATTTCAGTAATTGTAGAAGTAAAATGATTTGATAATTAATTAGATTACAAATTGCTAATTCAATTGCAATATATGAAAAAATTTGAAATTTTAAAAATATTTAGAAATAAAAATATTAGGAGGGAGGAGTTTATGGAATATCATAAACCTGTGCTGTTTAATGAAGTGATGGAGAATATAATAACAGTTAGGGATGCAGTTTATGTTGACTGTACGCTTGGTGGCGGTGGACATACGCAAGGTATTCTGGAAAAATCTTCTAAAAATTCAAGTGTTATTGCAATTGATCAGGATATGCAGGCTATTGAATTTGCCAAGAAAAGATTGAAAAAATTTGGAAATAAACTTCAGATATTTCAAGATAATTTTAGAAATATTGATATGGCTGTTTATCTTGCAGGATTTGAAAAGGTAGATCGGATATTAATGGATATAGGAGTTTCCTCAAATCAGTTAGATAATGCGAAAAGAGGTTTTTCATACAGGTTTGAGGCAAGACTGGATATGCGGATGGATAGTAATTTAAAAACAAGTGCTTATGAAGTTATCAATGAATTTTCTGAAAAAGAAATTGCAGATATTATTTACAAATATGGTGAAGAGCCAAAATCTCGAAGAATTGCAAAGAAAATTGTAGAATATAGGAAAAACAAGCCTATTGAAACTACAACAGAACTTGCAGATGTTGTTATAAGGTCAATAGGGAAAAGCATGAAGAAACATCCTGCTAAAAGAACATTTCAGGCTATTAGAATTTTTGTGAATAAAGAGCTCGAGGTATTAAGTGAAACATTGGATAAAGCGGTAAAATTGCTTAATAAAAATGGCAGACTTTTGGTAATTACTTTTCATTCTTTGGAAGATAGGATTGTAAAGGAAAAATTTCGTGAATTTGAAGATCCTTGTACTTGTCCAAAGGATATACCGATTTGTGTGTGTAATAAAAAAAGTTTGGGAAAGATAATTACAAGAAAGCCGATTATTGCTAAAACATTAGAATTAGAAGAAAATAATAGGGCACATTCGGCAAAATTGAGAATTTTTGAAAGGAGTGAATAAAGGAAGTATGAATGGTGTATCTAAAAATAAAAAAAT
This window encodes:
- a CDS encoding DUF1311 domain-containing protein; this encodes MKKIILIIVILTLGIVSCSKSRKENKKSKKSNMTIISKKPDILKISYENYMKQRMDDTRRDVLPVDVVGQMQEAWKSEIAKLYNLLLGELSDKEREKLRLDQKEWEKKVNTEPKEKKLEKTEKRAIEMARRYDKIHKK
- the mltG gene encoding endolytic transglycosylase MltG, with amino-acid sequence MKNTLKIIYAIIFLILFMCLSLFFNFFFAKREYKNVNINVKKGTNFVQIYKDLKLNYGIMDRIYLKLNGENIKLKVGTYKFNGKFSKYEIIKKIKNSETNGIRLTIPEGFTSKQVFARMEALELGNTEEINKVLSEVNFPYPHENNNFEGYFYPETYIFSENVTTKQVIRTILDEFLKKFPPEKYPDKKKFYDDLKLASIVEAEVPDEADKPKVAGIFLKRLEIGMKLESDATLKYELGRQATRNDLKSQNTAYNSYKVKGLPPTPIGNPPIETVKAVLNAQKTDDLFFFTHKGKTYYSKTHEEHLKKRRESGQLK
- the tilS gene encoding tRNA lysidine(34) synthetase TilS is translated as MEKLKKIEKKILKRTMEIIEKKLISNGDKILIAFSGGPDSIFLYNFLKFLKSRILIEISLVYVNHNLRIDVENDLKFVKKFAAENNVDCYIQSVDVKEYSKENKKSVELAARELRYEAIEKVRKKIGYNKIATGHNMDDNVETFVFRILRGTSITGLKGIPEVRENIVRPILGFEKSEILCFLKSQNWEYLVDYTNNENDYTRNFIRNKIFPFFERINPNFKRKVESLIVEINERNFAGLEKFENEKNLEKENFKILKKNGVNQKDELSFLLKKNNVQISREKIDQIFKSFFTKSGELRDAGTKEFYLGENKILQNVYGELRIIEITNKNKIKNLRSNKIGILSDKNIILKENQSIKWYNYKITLYENIENFKKDENAEYAIFKIDDRIENGEFFVRNRKDGDRISLKNLGHKKVKKILIDKKIPKGERDFVPIVGVKIFGSENNLQFSNDAVKLENRDNNEMTEILAVSDIKFSKFLEKIQENKIKKLGNESKSKLLIIGRKNGRKR
- the ftsH gene encoding ATP-dependent zinc metalloprotease FtsH codes for the protein MAEKDKNDIRKRLEELRKDNNRKNNRQDDGNKSPFSGFLFFIFVVLLFTFTAIFHQDIQTYFQAKKEISYTEFVNRTQAGEFSEISEKDDKLIAQARENGKDILYFTKKITDRVGNEPIIINAIERKKVKLNSLQPSGGSFFLLLLGQFLPMIIMIAIMVYLAKKMVGGSQGGGPGNIFGFGKSRVNKIDKKPDVKFDDVAGVDGAKEELREVVDFLKNPEKYTKAGARVPKGVLLLGRPGTGKTLLAKAVAGESGASFFSISGSEFVEMFVGVGASRVRDLFEKAKESSPSIIFIDEIDAIGRRRSVGKNSGSNDEREQTLNQLLVEMDGFETDTKVIVLAATNREDVLDPALLRAGRFDRRVTVDAPDLQGRIAILKVHSRNKKLDKDVRLEDIAKITPGFVGADLANLLNEAAILAARRASDTIKMSDLDEAVDKIGMGLGQKGKIIKPEEKKLLAYHEAGHAIMTELTPEADPVHKVTIIPRGEAGGFMMPLPEEKLVTTSKQMLAEIKVLFGGRAAEEIGLEDISTGAYSDIKRATKVARVYVESVGMSKKLGPINFENADDEYSFAPNKSDETVREIDLEIRKILTEEYLNTLNTLQDNWSKLEEVVALLLKKETITGDEVRRIIKGETAEQILKEYENFDKKDEKSQSFETKEIKNKDSEVKDKEIQKSESERAVENVKQELELENKIENQVEEDTKKLEEKNKTEKLAEAVREITGKSDWALEEDFDSEEIENNKDNENKDNDKKDNDSNNSDDSSDNNGSSENGKNEDNKNNDSSNETGNKKKKKNNFKLPSFME
- the purD gene encoding phosphoribosylamine--glycine ligase, which encodes MKVLIVGAGGREHAIAWKISQNEKVEKIFIAPGNAGAELLPKAENVNLSNNIDEYVKFAKENNIDLTFVGSEELLVAGIVDEFHKNGLKIFGPNKQAAILEGSKAYSKDFMKKYGIKTAVYEIFDNAEKAKEFLNNWKDFPVVVKASGLAAGKGVIIAQNLDEAIKAVDDIMIDEKFGDAGSQVVIEEFLDGVEASILSFTDSKIIVPLLSAKDHKKIGENETGLNTGGMGVISPNPYVTDEVFESFKNDIMNPTLKGMQAEGMDFEGVIFFGLMITAKGVYLLEYNMRLGDPETQAVLPLLENDLLELVEYSFDKKLSELNVTWKPLHACCVVGAAEGYPESYKKGDVITGIENATDDELVFIAGAKFEDGKFKTNGGRVLNAVAFGKTLNKAKENAYKLLDKIKFDGMYFRKDIGRIK